The Solanum lycopersicum chromosome 6, SLM_r2.1 genome has a window encoding:
- the LOC101249271 gene encoding ACT domain-containing protein ACR2: MNPVCSPYFDPDFDSLAERINGPKCRVTIDNESLENCTVVKIDSVNKQGLLLEVVQVLTDMNLIILKGYISSDAGWFMDVFHVKDELGNKVTNQRVVNYIQKAIGANREGIQKSMTGSRKHLKCDEPRAIEMTGRDRPGLFSEISAALADLHCNVVEAHAWSHNARLACVVYISEESTDKPIDHNRLAAIEDHLTTVLRATTSPRSTNEENVKQQEVKTAYGLINPEGDQGTVTDVERRLHQLMLSVRDFESPIRMGLIESNKEDKMLSVCIENCHEKGYSIVSVQCKDRKRLMFDTVCTLTDMQYVIFHASVDSRGGYAFQEYFIRHVDGYAMSTQGEKERVIKCLEAAIERRVCEGIRLELCANNRIGLLSDITRVLRENGLAVVRADIATEGGRARNTFYLRDISGNNIDMKFVKSMKTEMGEIDVAVNNETATTPTTTTNTNNSLSMTRPSSFRSLGDLMKYQFEKLSHNFVAI, from the exons ATGAACCCAGTTTGTTCGCCTTATTTTGATCCAGATTTTGATAGCCTAGCTGAGAGGATAAATGGCCCAAA ATGTCGAGTTACTATTGACAATGAGAGTCTAGAGAATTGTACAGTAGTTAAG ATTGATAGTGTAAATAAACAAGGTCTCCTGCTGGAAGTAGTGCAAGTGCTAACAGATATGAATCTCATTATACTGAAAGGCTATATATCTTCAGATGCTGGATGGTTCATGGATG TGTTCCATGTCAAAGATGAGCTAGGTAACAAAGTTACCAATCAAAGAGTTGTCAACTATATTCAAAAG GCGATTGGGGCAAATAGGGAGGGAATACAGAAATCAATGACAGGAAGTAGAAAACATTTGAAATGTGATGAACCAAGAGCAATTGAAATGACTGGAAGAGACAGGCCAGGACTATTTTCAGAGATATCAGCTGCCCTAGCTGATCTCCATTGCAACGTTGTGGAAGCACATGCATGGAGCCATAATGCACGTTTAGCTTGTGTTGTATACATATCAGAAGAGTCTACTGACAAACCTATTGACCATAATCGCTTGGCAGCAATCGAAGATCACCTCACGACAGTGCTCCGAGCAACAACATCTCCTAGGAgcacaaatgaagaaaatgtGAAACAACAAGAAGTGAAAACGGCTTATGGACTAATTAACCCTGAAGGAGATCAAGGCACGGTGACTGATGTGGAACGTAGACTACATCAGCTTATGCTATCAGTTCGTGATTTTGAAAGCCCTATAAGAATGGGATTAATTGAGAGTAATAAAGAAGACAAAATGTTGAGTGTGTGTATTGAGAATTGTCACGAAAAGGGATATTCAATTGTGTCCGTACAGTGCAAGGATCGTAAGAGGCTCATGTTTGATACGGTCTGCACTCTTACAGATATGCAATATGTCATCTTCCATGCTTCTGTTGATTCCCGTGGTGGTTATGCATTTCAG GAATATTTCATCAGGCATGTTGATGGATATGCAATGAGCACACAGGGTGAGAAAGAAAGAGTAATAAAGTGCTTGGAAGCTGCTATAGAACGAAGAGTTTGCGAG gGAATCCGGTTAGAACTATGTGCAAATAATAGAATAGGATTGCTATCAGATATTACACGGGTTCTACGAGAGAATGGTCTAGCTGTTGTTAGAGCAGATATAGCAACAGAAGGAGGGAGAGCAAGAAATACATTCTACTTAAGAGATATTTCAGGTAATAATATTGACATGAAATTTGTGAAATCAATGAAGACTGAGATGGGAGAAATAGATGTTGCTGTCAATAATGAGACAGCCACTACTCCTACAACAACAACCAACACAAATAACTCATTATCCATGACACGTCCAAGCTCTTTTCGCTCTCTTGGAGATTTAATGAAATATCAGTTCGAAAAACTCTCCCACAACTTCGTTGCCATCTAG